Genomic window (Rhineura floridana isolate rRhiFlo1 chromosome 13, rRhiFlo1.hap2, whole genome shotgun sequence):
CCCCAAGTCAGGGCATCGTCCCATCTAgtgctcactattgtctacactggcagtgctttccagggtttcaaataGGAGCCTTTACCTGCCCTACCTAGGAGGtcaacctgggagcttctgcatgcaacacaactgctctgctactgagttacagcccttcacGTGCTTTGAAAAGTGGCCAGCTAGCCCTCCTGCATGGGGAGACCCTCCTGCTCGTTCTGCTGAGTGGAGCTCTGGATGTCCTGCCCTGAGGGCCACCCCACTTCTTCTCTTTCCAAGCATTTCTGAGATCCTGTTCCAGAACATTTCTGGTCTTGCTTAAAACATGGCAGTTTGCCAACAGTTGCAATCTAGCCACACTCAAAATACAATGGAATGAAGACAAACCATCACTGGCTAATGTACACCGTGCACGATGCTCCATATGCATCTCTCAGATTGATTTTAAGTTCATTTCTAAGTTCAATGGCCCCTGGAGGTCTGTGTCATGATAGCTTGCTGGAAATGACTGCATTATTGCAGCAGGAGGCTTCCAGGGTCCCAAGATGCATTAGCAGCATCTTctgagcaaatgcagaagaactgGCGAAACATTAGGCCCACAAAACATCTGGCTTACCAAGCAAGATGCTGCCCATCACATACATATTGCCAAAGAAAAGGACAAaacatttgcataacatttgcatatactgatatatgcaattttaaaaaataattactaTAGTTTAGATAGAAATGCAGTACATCTTGCTATGGCGGGGAAGACTatgaagcaggggtgtagtcgtccagggtcttttgggatcttagatcccttacttttttgggcggAGGGTctcaacagggtccctatgtcatCATCATcccaggaaccaatcagcatgaaaggggagtatgctagccactgagaagaatcttctaacaagcttccttgccctttcctactgattggagccaatcagagtggaaggaggtgtgttagccactgaggtgAGTCAGCTATTGAGCcacttctcagtagccaacataGTTATTGTAGcttccatgcttattggctcctaagggtgtctgttgttgtgggagaaggcattaacaagggtctcattctcaacctagcagcaaaaaaaggagggaagggcataaaaagtaaatgtactgccttcaagtcaattccgacttatggcgaccctacaaatagggttttcatgaggctgagaggcagtgactggcccaaggtcacccagtgagcttcatggctgtgtggggatttgaaccctggtctcccaggtcgtagtccaacaccttaaccactatgccacactggctatgACTAATacgaaaggaccctgcacttcagaatttgccactacactactgcagcgACGATCTGCGTTGCCTGCTCAATCTGCTGTCCTGGTGCTGATGGGCAACGTCAAGGTTCCTCCCGCTCTCCCTTCCTGGGGGTTCCTTGCctttaaactggatttggaccagacagcccttccagctgaggacttcctCAAACTGGGTTGTCCTCTGTAAAGGAGGACGCATGCCACCCTATCCTCAAGGACCTTTCCTAACAATGCTGTCTCTGTGACATATTGGGAGAAGGCGCCTAGGCGAGATAGCCAGCAAGCCTGAGCCAGCAGTAAGAAAGCATCCCTGGGAAGGCACCAACTCCAGAGGATGGGAATAGCCAGGGACTTGTGAGAATTAGCTGGGGCACGGCTGCTGCCACTGACCACCCCCCTTCCCCAGCATCAGCTGTCTGGggtagccccccccccaaatttgtaGGGCCTGTCCCAATGGTGAatcctcagtgtgtgtgtgtgtcgtttcctctcccccccacttAGTGCTATTTTTGTGCAAGAGCAGTGCTTATGCAACAGGCACACCTAGGCCTGCCACAACATGCTGTTGTCTTAGGAAATCTTACCCAGATGGATGCAGACCTGGCAATGCATTTCACAGTCCTTaccaaggcatttttaagtaaCAGTTGTATGTCAAAATGGACACCTAGTTCTACCACTTGTATCCTTAGAGagactcccccccaaaaagcctAAAGAGGAGTGATCACACTCACTGGCCACAGAAcactgactgactgttggggggGTTGACACAAAACATGGGAAGAGGAATAAAATGGAGTGTCTGGAATCCTGGGCAGcagcactccatgctgcaacattttgttgatgCTCCTAAAGCCCAAACAGAGGTGACAACAATCCAAAATTATAAAAATAAACTGATTTATCAAAAGAGCTTTTTGGCTGATTAGAGTCTTGCCCATAAACAGAAAAAGGCTTGACACTCAGAGGTTGCACGGTTAATTATCAATTTTAAGGGCAGCTGCTAGGTTCAGATTTAGCCACTAGGTGGAAGTATACAGCTGTTCAGCTGATAATAAACTCCCAAAATCTACAGTCAGTTAATATCTTTATTGGGTCCAACCAATATGTCACCAAAGTGCGGGAAGCTTCCGAGTTCTTCAGAACTTCATCAGGCATgatgttacacaaagcagggGGTGAGAGGGATGAGGAACAACAGAGAACACACAAAAGAAACTGTACAAAAAAATAGGTTGGCATTGTAGCCATGGGGTGGTGTTCAATAcaaatcctattcagagtagacctgttgaaatgaatTGACATCACCaccttaggttcattaacttaggttcatcgatcaatcaatcagtcaatcaatcaccTTTTACAACTTGAGACAGGTTTAAAGAACAATGCAAAATCAACACcgtttcatccagctggaaagccCTATTGAAACAAAAATATCTCCATATTGTTTCCATCAAGTACAGATAGCGGGCGCCTGTTGTATCTCAgcagggatgctgttccacagaacggGGGCAGCCGcattgaaagccctgctctgagttattGTGGAGTGGACTTCTGACGTTTTTGGGACTTTAAGAAGAAGCTTGCCTGCAGAAAGAAGTGACCTACCAAGTATAGAAGGGATAAAgcagtctctcaagtaacctAGTCCTGAGCTGTACAGGACCTTGTATGATAATACCAAAAGCTAGAACTTGACCCAACAGCAGAGtgacagccagtgcaaatcctgcaAACAAGCTGTTAtatacctttggaattccctccccttaaatattagatatctctcatcttttgaggcctactgaagaccttcctttttcaaaaagccttttaagtggagactttatcccagtgtgttggagttgcttttggggatgtttttaaataatttttttgtttaaaaaaatgtttttaaaatgttttatttttgagattttttggatgttttgtttttaagatgtttaaataCGTTTTTGGTGTTTTGTCTCAAgtatgccactctgggctccttcagtgagaaagggcaggatataataataataataataataataataataataataataataataataataaatggcagCTATTTtccccagggccagctccaaagggcagccaggtggagccctggctgagggcctctgagGCTACACGGCCCCTgagaggcccctccactccccttccacgatttgcagaaggatcgctgccacggatcgcactgcgagagctccggagcccctgccattcccttgctcaaccttgcgatccgtggcagcaatcctgctgtgaATCATGGAAGCAgaacgccagggcccagggcaggcttgtgcccaagggccccagcatgtctggggctggccctgagttTCCCCCTCAAtcagtcactgcattctgcaatCCAGGTCAACCTCtgcgtctgcgttggaattgctttttaatatgttcttaaaccttttttaaaaaatagatgttttctaacctttttttttttttagtaagaccctccgtggcgcagagtggtaagtggtggtaacgcagccgaagctctgctcatggccagagtttgattccaaaggaaggaggaagtcgaatctccggtaaaaaggggtcgaggtccactcagccttccatccatccgtggttggtacaatgagtacccggcatatactggggggtaaagaaaggccggggatggaactggcaatcccaccccatatatacggtctgcctagtaaacgtcttgtcaccctaagagtcggaaacgacttgcactacaagtgcggggacacctttacctttaagcttttttaaaaaaatgtttttaaagatttttgttttaataattttaaactctgtttttatgatggtttaaaagtgtttttagtgcttttgtttgccacgctGGGTTCCTCCTGGTAGGAAGgcgggatggatggatggatggatggatggatggataaataaataaataaataaataatccagccttgaggttaccaatgcatggaccactgtggttaCGCTATCCCGATCCAGGGGTTAATGAATGGGATCATTTGTGAAGTTCACCTTCCACCCCATTGTCCCATAGAAACCAGGGGTGCTATtaggtaattttagtctctgggcTTAATGGTCTTATGGAGATGGTGGGGGGGACTCTTTGAATGGTAATGTGCATTGCTTTGCTTGCTTCAAAATATGGTAAACCAGCCCTATTGTGTTGGGGGTCCACCCCACTCATTGCACTTGGCCTGAATATGACCTTGAATTCTGACAATGCttcttgattgcctggatggaggagacaggggtgtgtgaatgtgtgtacaaACTAGCCTATTGTGCAAAGGTCATATTTATATTCTTGGCTGGGTCCAATTTTGCCtcttgttctcacaggggccaacatatgttgttccacccacttttgcctctctggccctgcccaccacaggcCTATGACCCTCAGAGGTTTGACcaggaaggaatgtggcccttggcctgaaaaataTTTCTCACtcctgcattattattttttcctgtcTACTTGTCATCTCAGGTTGAACAGCTTCCGCAGGTTCTTCTGGCACTTTGAAAACCTGTACATCGTGTTTGACTGGGGATGACAGTGGAACAAAAAATGAGTGCATGTACATCATGGACAAATATAGTTTGGTCCCCACAAAAGGGTCCAAAGAGAATCTAATGTGGGAaatcctgtatttatttattcagtgggGCTGATATAGCACCTGAAGGAAGGTATTTTTGACTGGGAAAATGGCATGGGGTGAGGGCTTAAGCACCCCCTCCTGCAGTGTCACTGCTCTGATCCAATGCCCCTCCCATCTGTACTTGTAGGGTGGCCAGCTGTGTGTCTTACAAGAGGACAATTGTATACTTGAGTGGCTctcagaagacagtcctctatttaaagGCATCCCCTATTTGAAGAGCTGCCTGGTCCACCTCTGGTttcaagataaagaaccataagcaGGGAGAGCAGGCACAAAGGCCACCTGGTCACACTATGGTggcttgcatatgctgctgttgcattGTTTACATCTGCTGAATTAACCTGAGCAGAGTTGAGCTACCAGCTTTGAAGGTGGCTGTATCTTTAAATGCTGTATGAACAGATTTCCCTTGGGTTTCACCGTAGTCACACAGAGACTTTTTCatggaaaataagaaagcttaATTTATGACAGGAAATGCAAACTTGGATGGAAGAGAGCTCCTAGTTCTAGCaaactaagttggagatgcaagagAGCCACGTTTGCTCCTTTGATTTCTGCAGAgaaagagacaaaggaaagatgtctcctctcccaaggtAGGTTGGCACAACAAAGAATAGAGGAGCAAAAAAATGAGGGCAGCACCCCTAAGAGTATCAGCCTAGCACCTGAAGCAATGTCAGCATAGGttcagaaagacagtctaggaagcttgGAGGTTTCCCTCTCTACCAACTCTAACCTCATGCAAACCCACtgcaagctgagttgcatcccaacacttccaatTATATTTGCATATGCTGTTGCTTTATTGTTCCATTGTGattttaacagagcttggaaaagttacttttttgaactatgactcccatcagccccagcctgcatggccactggattgggatgatgggaattgtagttcaaaaaagtaacttttccaagctctggattttaaTAATGTTACTGtattagggataggggagaatatccactaaattggacttagtacgaGATTCCAACTGAATTCCACAGTTGgctatctttttggactggcactgatttcttgctgctggccatggctgtaatcggcacagatttattttcaatattttccCCAATTTTATGTTATTATCTTTGTCATTTCCTCTAAGTTGAcgcattcataacagtgtgtaggtgtgataaataggaaaaaataaatcaCATGGAAGACCGTGATAATTTACgtaggcatttacattaaaaatcacacaactttttttttccaACCAAAATAACAACAGTGGATTGAATCGGCAactgccaaagcaagcaggaacaaaaaaagggtggatcgggattgttgttgttgttatgtgccttcaggtcggttatgacttatggcgaggttctatcctctcccccatgctattcaacatctatgtaaaaccgctgggggccatcatcaggagagttgggctgcagtgtcaccaatatgcggatgacactcagctctatctctcgtttaagtcctcaccaaggttggctgtagataccatgtccaagtgcctggaatccgttagtgaatggatgggaaggaataggctgaaactaaaccctgacaagaccgaggtattgctcgtCGGAGATAAGAAtaagttgggagatatagacctggtactTAGTGGAGtaaaattacccctgaaagaccaggtccgcagcctcggggtcattctcgactcccaactgtccatggaggcccaggttttggcagtgagccaggcagcttggtatcaacttcatctgatacggaagctgcggccctaccttcctgtccacctgctcccacgagtggtacatgccctggtctcctctcgcttagactactgtaatgctctctacgtggggctgcccttgaagacgatccggaaattacagctgatacagaatgtggcggctcgtttAATTGGGAActgtcgtcgccgtgatcacatcacaccagtgttaatagatctacactggttaccagttgtttaccgggcccaattcaaggtgctggtactgacctttaaagccctatacagtttcggcccagtttatcttaaggagcgcctccagcatcaccaattaggccgcctaacaagatcagccacacaagaccttctctcgattcccCCAGTTGAAaaagctaggctggtgcgaaccagagaaagggcattttcaattgtggctcccaccctctggaactcccttcctttcgatctccgccatgccccctccttgataggctttcgccgagccttaaaaacctggctgttcagacaggcctatggcacttctggggagggttaggtttttatgttgctgaccaCTTGAAAGGgtggtgtttttaatggttgagtatgtttttattggttttacattgtattttattggaaatgtacgtcgcctagagtggctgttaattcggccagataggcgactcacaaataaaattttatttttattattattattattatctgtcgtgaaccaccctgttcagatcttgtaagttcaggtctgtggcttcccattatggaatcaatccacctcttgtttggccttcctctttttctactcccttctttttcccccagcattattgtcttttctagtgaatcatgtcttctcatgatgtgtccaaagtatgataacctcagtttcatcattttagcttctagtgacagttctggtttgatttgttctaacacccaattatttgtctttttcgcagtccatggtatccgcaaagctctcctccaacaccacatttcaaatgagttgatttttctcttatcagcttttttcactgtccaactttcacatccatacatagagattggaaataccacggtctgaatgatcctgactttggtgttcagtgatacaactttgcatttgaggaccttttctagttctctcacagctgccctacccagtcgtagccttcttctgatttcttgcctatggtctgcattttggttaatgactgtgccgaggtattgataatccttgacaagttcaatgtcctcattgtcaactttaaagttacataaatcttctgttgtcattactttagtctttttgacattcagctgtagtccttcttttgtgctttcctctttaactttcatcagcattcgtttcaaatcattactggtttctgctagtagtatggtatcatcagctgatgagtaggcacctggaggagggcctgttATGTCATCACAAATCTCCTGCATCAAGTCTGGTTTGGCGATCTGTCCAAAAGAAAACAAGTGTGTGCCTAAATCCTTAAGAGATGCAAGCAAATCAGACCATGCCTCCACTTCTTTTTCACTACAGCAGCGATTTAttttggtgggttttgcttttacaTGTACTGTTTCTCAAGTAGTGGAAACACTTGTctcagcagaaaaaaaatagGATGTGAAACTATTATCTATATTAGCAGTCTAGGCACAAGCTTTCTTTTGTGGCCAAGTTATCTTCCAGTCTGATGAGGACTACCTTAGGGCGGGCTCTGCTGGAGAAGCGTGAGTGTGCTGCAGAACTTAAAAACTATAACCGCTGGCAAAAGCACAGCAGCAGCCCAGATCGAAATGGGTCTCTCTGAAGAAAGCAATGAACATCTGTCTTTGTCCATTGCAAGGTCTTTGGTCTGCACAGTACTGAGCTTGTCATTTATCACTGGGGTCCCTGGCAACTCTTTTGTCATTTGGACTATTTGTGGCAGGATGACCCAAAGGCCTCCGACGGTCGTGCTGATCCTCCACCTGGCTATCGCTGACCTCCTGGTTCTCATCACCTTGCCAATCTGGATTTATTCCTTTGCCAACGCCTGGCCCTTTGAGCTCGAGGCTTGCAAAGCCCTGGCATTCGTCATCTACAGCAGCATGTACGCAAGCATCTTCCTGGTCATGGCCCTGAGCTTTGAGCGGTTCATGGCTGTCTTTTACCCCTTTGCTGTTCAACACTGGAAGTACAAGATGGCCAGCAACGTGGTGGTCTCTGCCATATGGATTCTCGCCATTGCCTTCGGAGCTATCATCATCCCGTTTCAGGAGACTGACGATACGGAAGTGGGTCTCCAGTGCACAGCTCGCATATACCCCAATGGTCGCGCTCAGGAGGTTGCCTGTTGCTTGCTGGAGACTCTTGTGGGCTTCATCATGCCCTTTGCCTTCATCTCCGTCTGCTACATCTGTGTTGGCAAAAGAATTGGCCAAATGACTTGTCCGTTGAAGCGACGCTCTGCGAGGCTGATCACTTCGATAGTGGTGGCCTTTTGTCTCTGCTGGCTGCCCCATCATGTCTTTAACCTGATAAGTGTCGCTTCTGCCCTGATTGAGGATTCGTATCCGGAGATGTCTGAAGCCCTGAGGAAGATTTCAGCCATTGGGGTCTACATTGTAGGCTCGGTGGCCTTTATTAGCAG
Coding sequences:
- the LOC133369118 gene encoding leukotriene B4 receptor 1-like translates to MGLSEESNEHLSLSIARSLVCTVLSLSFITGVPGNSFVIWTICGRMTQRPPTVVLILHLAIADLLVLITLPIWIYSFANAWPFELEACKALAFVIYSSMYASIFLVMALSFERFMAVFYPFAVQHWKYKMASNVVVSAIWILAIAFGAIIIPFQETDDTEVGLQCTARIYPNGRAQEVACCLLETLVGFIMPFAFISVCYICVGKRIGQMTCPLKRRSARLITSIVVAFCLCWLPHHVFNLISVASALIEDSYPEMSEALRKISAIGVYIVGSVAFISSCINPLLYAFASRNIQSSVRITKLSRLFEQMSPSERKKPTCPNGKEENLTSTEMT